One region of Osmia lignaria lignaria isolate PbOS001 chromosome 7, iyOsmLign1, whole genome shotgun sequence genomic DNA includes:
- the Actbeta gene encoding inhibin subunit beta produces MHQVPYGAGLSSNAGRNERLFRKKTHECRRRRNAGNITGTYADAETPIDPPIDTAPYCRVQQPPQLASSPRILSRYRGSLLPSNVLLIGLALCCLTLSPVQPRQNHHHHTCPGCPHQQQHQQHIHETNRGGGSKDTAAPSPDDLRLEAIKHQILTKLGLRTRPDVNRTLATVPRHLALETLYRAEAQSSLRYPSDRSNDDHDTVYSPDFLYGGDEYSYKNLDHRAESSAKDNSRLGSSYQVYGERDAQNSQEEIDDFYARTSEIITFAEPGRTLNGQPLLEFPMSSGEPALEPLKIKRATLWARVEFKHAHHYQHHRQGETNQRNITLWVFRVRCGNMTHLRGKELGQHLEMVTSLGVNIGQLGWLKFDVTRVVNSWYTTNEGTTRDKLTLLVDCTGCGSHVHVSTFNGHSPHVIESSFNAKGTQDPDRPFLVVRTDPAAVKRVRRRAVECSGAIKGQCCKQRFYVNFSQLGWDDWIIAPQGYYANYCRGDCATGHRTPDTFLNYYTHVIEEYRKMDRLAGMQPCCAPLKFSPMSLIYYGPDSNIIKRDLPKMVVDECGCP; encoded by the exons ATGCACCAGGTGCCGTACGGAGCTGGACTTAGCTCGAACGCGGGTCGAAACGAGAGGCTCTTCCGGAAGAAGACGCACGAGTGTCGTCGACGTAGAAACGCCGGTAATATCACCGGTACATACGCCGATGCCGAAACTCCGATCGATCCACCGATCGATACAGCTCCATACTGTCGAGTACAACAACCCCCACAATTGGCTTCCTCGCCTCGTATCCTTTCCAGATACAGAGGATCCCTGCTACCTTCGAACGTGCTTCTCATAGGATTGGCGCTCTGCTGTTTAACACTGTCGCCTGTACAACCGCGACaaaatcatcatcatcataCTTGTCCCGGTTGCCCGCATCAACAGCAACACCAGCAGCATATTCACGAGACGAATCGGGGCGGTGGTTCGAAGGATACCGCCGCGCCCAGCCCGGACGATCTCAGATTGGAGGCGATCAAGCATCAGATACTAACTAAACTCGGCCTTAGAACGCGACCGGACGTAAACAGAACTTTGGCCACGGTGCCTAGGCATTTGGCGCTCGAGACACTTTACAGAGCCGAGGCACAATCCTCGTTACGTTATCCGTCCGACAGATCGAACGACGACCATGACACCGTCTATTCCCCGGACTTTCTCTACGGCGGCGACGAGTATTCCTATAAAAATCTCGATCACCGAGCCGAGAGTTCGGCTAAAGACAACTCCAGGCTTGGTTCATCCTATCAAGTCTACGGAGAACGCGACGCTCAAAACTCGCAGGAGGAGATTGACGATTTCTACGCGAGAACCTCCGAGATTATCACGTTCGCCGAGCCCG GAAGAACGTTAAACGGACAACCGCTACTGGAATTCCCGATGTCCAGCGGGGAACCAGCGTTGGAACCTTTGAAAATCAAGAGGGCAACCCTTTGGGCGAGAGTCGAATTCAAACACGCCCATCATTATCAACACCATCGCCAGGGCGAAACGAACCAAAGAAACATTACGCTGTGGGTATTCAGGGTACGCTGCGGCAACATGACGCACTTGCGTGGAAAG GAGCTCGGACAACATCTGGAAATGGTCACATCCCTAGGTGTGAACATCGGTCAATTGGGGTGGCTAAAGTTCGATGTCACCAGAGTGGTGAACAGTTGGTACACGACTAACGAAGGTACGACCAGAGACAAATTGACACTGTTAGTCGATTGTACCGGATGTGGTTCGCACGTCCACGTATCGACGTTCAATGGTCATTCCCCGCACGTGATCGAGTCGTCGTTTAACGCAAAAG GTACACAAGACCCGGACAGACCGTTCCTAGTGGTTCGCACCGATCCAGCGGCTGTGAAAAGAGTGAGAAGACGGGCGGTCGAATGCAGCGGCGCGATAAAGGGTCAATGTTGCAAGCAAAGGTTCTACGTGAACTTTTCTCAGCTCGGTTGGGACGACTGGATAATCGCTCCGCAGGG GTATTACGCCAACTACTGCAGAGGTGATTGCGCGACGGGGCATAGAACGCCGGACACCTTCCTAAACTACTACACCCACGTGATCGAGGAATACCGAAAGATGGATCGACTGGCCGGTATGCAACCGTGTTGCGCCCCACTAAAATTCTCGCCGATGTCGCTAATCTATTACGGCCCCGATTCGAACATCATCAAAAGGGATCTACCAAAGATGGTGGTGGACGAATGCGGATGTCCCTAA